From Hyphomicrobiales bacterium, one genomic window encodes:
- a CDS encoding DUF938 domain-containing protein, with the protein MPTRFKQGFTMTQQDQRRSAPSALRNRETIANILQSVLPDSGVVLEIGSGTGEHVIHFAEKFGNLTFQPTERDPVKLESIIAWTEETKLPNIRHPFAFDLLEDDAPIEKADAVISANVIHIAPWAATVALFKLAGQLLPSDAPLFFYGPFHRSDIETAPSNVAFDAKLHAENPGGGLRHIDDMTALGIEKGFTPPTIIEMPANNLSVIFKKTTC; encoded by the coding sequence ATGCCAACTCGTTTCAAGCAAGGCTTCACGATGACCCAGCAAGATCAACGTCGTTCAGCCCCCTCAGCCCTTAGAAACCGTGAAACCATCGCGAACATTTTGCAGTCAGTCTTACCAGACAGCGGCGTGGTATTGGAAATTGGGTCAGGCACGGGTGAACATGTCATTCATTTTGCTGAAAAATTTGGCAACCTTACCTTTCAGCCGACCGAACGCGACCCTGTAAAACTGGAAAGCATAATAGCATGGACTGAGGAAACTAAACTTCCCAACATTCGTCACCCCTTTGCTTTTGACCTGCTAGAAGATGACGCCCCGATTGAAAAGGCAGATGCTGTGATCTCTGCCAATGTGATCCACATAGCACCATGGGCTGCAACGGTCGCGCTGTTTAAACTGGCGGGCCAATTACTCCCGAGTGATGCGCCTTTGTTTTTCTATGGTCCGTTCCATCGCAGTGACATTGAGACCGCCCCAAGCAACGTGGCTTTTGATGCAAAGTTACATGCAGAAAATCCGGGCGGCGGGCTGCGTCATATTGATGACATGACAGCACTCGGCATTGAAAAAGGTTTTACCCCGCCAACGATCATCGAGATGCCAGCCAACAATCTTTCAGTCATTTTCAAAAAAACAACTTGCTGA
- the ggt gene encoding gamma-glutamyltransferase, producing MKTRLFIALTLTVTAGAAFIFPPHLATAQQAADQVQPEEQTSVASSPNKKSATGEKWIVSVANPHAAEAGAAVLRAGGNAVDAMVAVQLTLGLVEPQSSGLGGGGFLLYWDNKAQKLHSVDGRETAPQNINPKHFLDASGKTLKFFDAVVSGRSVGVPGLPKLLHQTHQKFGNKAWEDLFSNPLKLAEDGFKVSPRMAGLIERRATGLSRFDTTRAYFMDDNGKPLRRGTLLKNPAYAQSLLDFQKEGADVFYKGRIARQIVDAVQNAKDSGGTLTLGDMQNYKAKERQPVCAPYRGYSICGMGPPSSGAIAIGQILGTLEPFDLKALGPNNPTAWQLIGDATRLAFADRGRYVADEDFIVVPKKGLLETSYLQKRAQNLKAGDRLKQANPGTPAFDHAFNYADDEAIELPSTTHFTIRDSDGNIVSMTTSIESAFGSNLMAGGFLLNNQLTDFSFRTHVDHRLIANSIAPGKRPRSSMSPTIIFKDGKPVMALGSPGGSRIISYVAQAIIAVIDWDMSIQEAFDNPHITNRFGTFALEASTKAIELQAPLEAMGYRTVSISLNSGLHGITIKDNTLIGAADRRREGVVIAE from the coding sequence ATGAAAACCCGTCTTTTCATTGCTTTGACACTCACCGTCACAGCAGGTGCTGCATTTATTTTTCCGCCACACCTTGCAACTGCCCAACAAGCAGCTGATCAAGTTCAGCCTGAAGAACAAACCTCAGTTGCCTCAAGCCCCAACAAAAAATCAGCGACCGGTGAAAAATGGATCGTCTCCGTGGCAAATCCTCATGCAGCAGAAGCAGGCGCTGCCGTGTTGCGCGCTGGTGGCAATGCTGTTGATGCAATGGTTGCGGTGCAGCTGACCCTTGGCCTTGTTGAGCCACAATCTTCTGGTCTCGGCGGTGGTGGGTTTTTACTCTATTGGGACAACAAAGCTCAAAAATTGCATTCCGTTGACGGTCGCGAAACCGCACCTCAAAACATAAATCCAAAACACTTTCTGGATGCGAGTGGTAAAACACTGAAATTTTTTGACGCAGTGGTAAGCGGTCGCTCCGTTGGTGTTCCAGGCTTGCCAAAACTACTCCATCAAACGCATCAAAAATTTGGCAACAAAGCTTGGGAAGATCTGTTTAGCAATCCGCTTAAACTGGCAGAAGATGGTTTTAAAGTGTCACCAAGAATGGCGGGACTTATTGAGCGGCGTGCAACTGGATTAAGCCGGTTTGACACCACGCGTGCCTATTTCATGGATGACAATGGCAAGCCCCTTCGCAGAGGCACATTGCTTAAAAACCCAGCTTACGCTCAAAGCCTTTTGGATTTCCAAAAAGAAGGCGCTGATGTCTTTTACAAAGGACGGATTGCCCGCCAGATTGTCGATGCTGTTCAAAACGCAAAAGACAGCGGCGGAACCTTGACCCTTGGTGACATGCAAAACTACAAAGCCAAAGAGCGCCAGCCAGTTTGCGCCCCTTACCGTGGCTACTCAATTTGTGGCATGGGGCCACCTTCTTCTGGCGCTATCGCGATTGGGCAAATTCTGGGCACGCTCGAACCTTTCGATCTAAAAGCACTCGGCCCTAACAATCCAACAGCTTGGCAACTAATTGGTGACGCAACAAGGCTCGCCTTCGCAGACCGTGGCCGCTATGTGGCTGATGAAGATTTCATCGTCGTCCCAAAGAAAGGGTTGCTTGAAACCTCCTACTTGCAAAAACGGGCTCAAAATCTGAAGGCTGGAGATCGCCTCAAGCAAGCAAACCCCGGCACACCAGCATTCGACCATGCGTTCAACTATGCTGATGATGAAGCAATCGAATTACCCTCAACAACCCACTTCACCATTCGCGACAGTGACGGCAACATCGTCTCCATGACAACATCGATAGAAAGTGCCTTTGGCTCCAATCTGATGGCTGGCGGGTTTTTGCTCAATAATCAACTAACGGATTTTTCCTTTAGAACCCATGTTGACCATCGCTTAATCGCCAATAGCATTGCGCCGGGAAAGCGACCACGCTCATCAATGTCGCCAACCATTATCTTTAAAGATGGCAAGCCGGTCATGGCCCTAGGTAGCCCTGGTGGTAGTCGGATAATTTCTTATGTTGCGCAGGCAATCATTGCCGTGATTGATTGGGATATGTCGATACAAGAAGCCTTTGACAACCCACACATAACCAATCGCTTTGGCACCTTCGCGCTTGAGGCCAGCACGAAAGCCATAGAGCTACAAGCACCGCTTGAGGCCATGGGATATAGGACCGTATCAATATCACTGAATTCAGGTCTCCACGGCATCACGATCAAAGACAACACCCTTATAGGCGCCGCAGACCGACGGCGTGAAGGCGTGGTAATAGCCGAATAG
- the speB gene encoding agmatinase has protein sequence MTKKSDPRFQPISGFDLPRFAGVPTFMRLPYISADDPDYGKVDIGIIGVPWDGGTTNRPGARHGPRQLRDLSTMIRAAHPVSGLRPFEMFNCADLGDVGPNPADLDDSMQRVSTAYTDLKRDGIIPLTAGGDHLISLPILRGLASDGPVGMVHFDSHTDLFKDYFDGTQYTHGTPFRRAIEEGLLDPKRVIQIGIRGTMYDDEDIRWGREQGVTIITIDDFMTRGIDDVMSEARQVVGTQPTYVSYDIDFIDPAFCPGTGTPEIGGPNTWQAQQVVRHLDGLNLIGADLVEVSPPFDQSGGTAWVGASIMFELLCQLVSSKASR, from the coding sequence ATGACCAAAAAAAGTGACCCACGTTTTCAACCAATTTCAGGTTTCGACCTTCCAAGATTTGCTGGCGTACCAACATTCATGCGCCTGCCTTATATAAGTGCGGACGATCCTGATTATGGGAAAGTGGATATTGGCATTATTGGCGTTCCTTGGGATGGTGGAACCACCAATAGGCCCGGCGCGCGCCATGGTCCGCGTCAGTTGAGAGATCTTTCCACGATGATCCGCGCAGCCCATCCTGTCTCTGGCCTGCGCCCTTTTGAGATGTTCAATTGTGCTGACCTTGGTGATGTTGGCCCAAACCCTGCTGACCTTGATGATTCCATGCAACGGGTGAGTACTGCCTATACTGATCTCAAGCGCGACGGCATTATACCGCTCACAGCAGGCGGCGATCATTTGATCTCCCTTCCTATTTTACGTGGGCTTGCGAGTGATGGTCCTGTTGGAATGGTTCATTTCGATTCGCACACTGACCTATTCAAAGACTACTTTGATGGCACCCAATATACCCACGGCACCCCGTTCCGCCGTGCGATTGAAGAAGGGTTGCTTGATCCTAAGCGCGTTATACAAATTGGTATTCGCGGCACCATGTATGATGATGAAGATATTCGGTGGGGTCGCGAACAAGGGGTGACGATCATCACCATTGATGACTTCATGACACGCGGCATCGATGATGTCATGAGCGAAGCACGGCAAGTTGTTGGCACCCAGCCAACCTATGTCAGCTACGATATTGATTTTATCGATCCCGCCTTTTGCCCCGGTACCGGCACACCAGAAATTGGCGGGCCAAACACATGGCAGGCACAGCAAGTGGTGCGACATTTGGACGGGTTGAATTTGATCGGTGCCGACTTGGTAGAAGTTTCCCCACCCTTTGATCAATCAGGCGGCACAGCTTGGGTCGGCGCTTCCATCATGTTCGAGCTTTTATGCCAACTCGTTTCAAGCAAGGCTTCACGATGA
- the nthA gene encoding nitrile hydratase subunit alpha, with amino-acid sequence MGHDHDHGEGSELSETALRVRALESLLTEKGYIDPAALDVIVDTYENQVGPRNGAEVVAKAWSDPEFLAWLRTDATAAVNSLGFEGRQTEHMKVVENTDNVHHMVVCTLCSCYPWHVLGLPPIWYKSAPYRSRAVMDPRGVLADFGVTLDDDVSVQVWDSTAELRYLVIPKRPEGTDGMSEADLADLVTRDSMIGTGVALNVGEVAS; translated from the coding sequence ATGGGCCATGATCATGACCACGGTGAAGGATCCGAATTATCTGAGACCGCGTTAAGAGTGCGAGCTTTAGAGTCTTTGTTGACTGAAAAGGGCTATATTGACCCTGCAGCTCTTGATGTAATTGTCGACACTTATGAAAATCAGGTCGGCCCGCGCAATGGCGCTGAGGTTGTTGCGAAAGCGTGGTCTGATCCAGAATTTTTAGCTTGGCTACGAACAGATGCAACGGCGGCGGTTAATTCTCTCGGCTTTGAAGGGCGACAAACAGAACATATGAAGGTGGTCGAAAACACTGACAATGTTCACCACATGGTCGTTTGTACGCTTTGTTCTTGTTATCCTTGGCATGTTTTGGGCTTGCCACCGATTTGGTATAAATCGGCCCCTTATCGCTCTCGTGCCGTCATGGACCCGCGCGGTGTGCTCGCAGATTTTGGTGTTACGCTGGATGATGATGTTTCCGTTCAAGTTTGGGATTCAACAGCTGAGCTTCGTTATCTCGTCATCCCCAAAAGGCCTGAGGGGACCGATGGTATGAGCGAGGCTGATCTTGCTGATCTCGTCACACGCGATTCCATGATTGGGACTGGCGTGGCGCTCAACGTTGGTGAGGTGGCGTCATGA
- a CDS encoding AMP-binding protein has translation MMDFSTFDRSYENARENYSLDIPEHFNFAFDVLDKRAKEADKAALIAINVKADTQTTVSYSDLSNSSARFGKALMALGLERGDAACIVIGRQAEWHSVLFGCMKAGVISMPGTNLLTAKDIAYRVNQAGAKAVIVSEQHVTKVDEIFDDCPTLQHRIVVGSASGDWHSYEDLCAGQDADLNADDLPPFKATDTMMIYFTSGTTALPKMVGRDFGYALAHAATGLFWMDLQESDIHWTLTDTGWAKAAWGMLFPQMLIGVTTILYDAPGMDAEAHLHTIKELGVTTFCAPPTVYRLFAQLDLGQYDLTSLRRCLGAGEPLNPEVIRYWQKHTGTLIADGYGQTETINIVGNFPDVETRFGSMGKPVPGFDVDIVDDAGAILPSGEVGHIAVNTSGEWPAGLFTGYIKDGDLDTSSFRNGWYYTGDTAKRDEDGYLWFVGRSDDLISSAGYRISPFEVESALIEHEKVVESAVIGVADETRGQLVKAYIVLTNADDASPALAKEIQEFCKNLTAPYKYPREIEFVTTLPKTISGKIRRVELRENEAEG, from the coding sequence ATGATGGATTTCAGCACATTTGATCGTTCGTATGAGAATGCACGCGAGAATTACTCGCTAGACATTCCTGAGCACTTTAATTTCGCCTTTGATGTGCTCGATAAGCGCGCAAAGGAAGCCGACAAAGCAGCCTTGATTGCGATCAATGTTAAGGCTGATACGCAAACGACTGTGTCCTACTCTGATCTTTCCAATAGCTCAGCCCGCTTCGGCAAAGCCTTAATGGCGCTAGGCCTAGAGCGCGGCGATGCAGCCTGTATTGTGATTGGCCGCCAAGCTGAATGGCATTCAGTTTTGTTTGGTTGCATGAAGGCCGGCGTTATTTCCATGCCGGGTACTAATCTTCTTACCGCAAAAGACATCGCCTACCGTGTCAATCAAGCAGGCGCGAAAGCTGTAATCGTCTCAGAACAGCATGTTACGAAGGTCGACGAAATTTTCGACGATTGCCCAACATTGCAACATCGTATTGTCGTTGGCAGCGCCTCCGGCGATTGGCATTCTTATGAAGACCTATGCGCTGGCCAAGACGCCGACTTAAACGCTGATGATCTACCGCCCTTCAAGGCGACCGACACCATGATGATCTATTTCACATCTGGCACCACGGCCTTGCCCAAAATGGTCGGGCGCGATTTTGGCTATGCATTAGCCCACGCGGCTACCGGCCTGTTTTGGATGGACCTACAAGAAAGTGACATTCACTGGACGCTGACTGATACAGGCTGGGCGAAAGCAGCATGGGGAATGTTATTTCCACAAATGTTGATCGGTGTCACAACCATTCTCTACGATGCACCTGGCATGGATGCGGAAGCTCATTTACACACAATCAAAGAGCTTGGCGTGACAACCTTTTGCGCACCGCCAACCGTCTACCGTCTTTTTGCGCAACTTGACCTCGGCCAATATGATTTGACCTCATTAAGACGCTGCCTTGGTGCAGGTGAACCGCTTAATCCAGAAGTTATTCGCTATTGGCAAAAACACACTGGCACGTTGATTGCGGATGGGTATGGCCAAACCGAGACCATCAACATTGTCGGCAATTTCCCCGATGTGGAAACTCGCTTCGGCTCAATGGGTAAACCTGTCCCAGGCTTTGACGTTGATATAGTTGATGATGCGGGCGCGATCCTTCCTTCAGGCGAAGTTGGGCATATCGCCGTAAACACATCAGGAGAATGGCCAGCTGGGCTCTTCACGGGTTATATTAAGGATGGGGACCTTGATACGTCATCGTTCCGCAATGGTTGGTATTATACTGGTGACACGGCAAAACGAGATGAAGATGGGTATTTGTGGTTTGTTGGCCGTTCCGATGACCTGATCTCATCAGCTGGATATCGCATAAGCCCGTTTGAAGTTGAAAGCGCACTCATCGAGCATGAAAAAGTGGTCGAAAGCGCCGTAATTGGTGTTGCGGATGAAACCCGTGGCCAACTTGTCAAAGCCTACATCGTCTTAACAAATGCGGACGATGCCTCCCCTGCTCTTGCAAAAGAAATTCAAGAGTTTTGCAAAAACCTAACAGCGCCCTACAAATATCCGCGTGAGATTGAATTTGTAACGACATTGCCCAAGACAATTTCGGGTAAAATTAGACGGGTGGAACTTCGCGAGAATGAGGCGGAGGGGTGA
- the nthB gene encoding nitrile hydratase subunit beta — protein MNSGHDLGGMQGFGPVIGEPVKPVFHGEWEERALAIVIAMAASGKWNLDKSRHARESLPPPQYLNSSYYQIWIAGLERLMVEVGLVTSEELETGEMSTPAIPVKGVLKADAVEGVLKAGGHCDRPISNAAEFEIGDEVRVKNFHPMGHTRAPRYVRGHVGTIISAHGGYVYPDSNARGDGEDPQWLYTVQFAADELWGDEARRGDHVMADLWEPYLERA, from the coding sequence ATGAATTCAGGGCATGATCTAGGTGGTATGCAAGGCTTTGGCCCCGTCATCGGCGAACCAGTGAAACCTGTTTTCCACGGCGAATGGGAAGAACGCGCTCTTGCAATTGTTATTGCGATGGCCGCATCGGGCAAGTGGAACCTTGATAAATCACGCCATGCGCGCGAGAGCCTGCCGCCGCCGCAATATCTTAATTCAAGCTATTATCAAATTTGGATTGCGGGCCTAGAGCGCTTAATGGTTGAGGTTGGTTTGGTGACGAGCGAAGAGCTTGAAACAGGTGAAATGTCGACGCCAGCCATTCCTGTAAAAGGTGTTTTGAAGGCTGACGCGGTAGAAGGTGTTTTAAAAGCTGGCGGTCATTGCGATCGGCCAATTTCCAACGCTGCAGAATTTGAGATTGGTGATGAGGTGCGGGTTAAAAACTTTCACCCGATGGGCCATACACGCGCACCGCGTTATGTTCGCGGGCACGTTGGCACCATCATATCAGCCCATGGCGGTTATGTTTATCCAGACAGCAATGCGCGCGGGGATGGTGAAGACCCGCAATGGCTCTACACTGTTCAATTTGCGGCGGATGAACTTTGGGGTGATGAAGCACGACGTGGTGACCATGTGATGGCGGACCTATGGGAGCCTTACCTTGAGCGCGCTTGA
- a CDS encoding MOSC domain-containing protein yields MQTIATLVAQFAKAGKVEWIGVRPARKEPLISLSSAKINVTGIEGDHRTKPGKRTVTLIQAEHLSVIASLCADETSPIDPARLRRNIVVSGISLMGLRNREFRIGNVLLRGSGLCAPCSRMETELGHGGYNAMRGHGGICAEVLEDGLIAINEPVISYDNSEN; encoded by the coding sequence GTGCAAACCATCGCAACCCTCGTCGCTCAATTTGCAAAAGCTGGAAAAGTAGAATGGATCGGCGTTCGCCCTGCCCGCAAGGAACCGCTAATTTCATTATCAAGTGCCAAGATCAACGTCACTGGCATTGAAGGCGACCACCGCACAAAACCCGGCAAAAGAACCGTGACGCTTATCCAAGCAGAACACTTAAGCGTAATCGCAAGTCTATGTGCTGATGAGACATCCCCAATAGATCCTGCGCGCCTCCGCCGCAACATTGTCGTTAGCGGCATCTCCCTTATGGGCCTACGCAATCGAGAGTTTCGGATCGGAAATGTCCTTCTAAGAGGTTCAGGTTTATGCGCGCCCTGCTCGCGAATGGAAACAGAACTGGGACATGGCGGATATAATGCAATGCGGGGGCACGGCGGAATTTGTGCAGAAGTACTAGAAGACGGGTTAATTGCAATAAACGAGCCGGTTATCTCTTACGACAACAGCGAGAATTAA
- a CDS encoding malonyl-CoA decarboxylase, whose translation MSGNSSIYGMLSSVFERAIVFSKSTDKRSTSELCDALLSGRGEASGTKIAHALFTKYETLSVEEKQEFFFYLNENLDVATDDATAAATEYAANRSADALKNLRKLCEPKRLDLLRQLNSAPGGTERLVRMREDLLGMLNDASRLKRTDADFEYLFSSWFNRGFLVLRPIDWTTPAHILEKVISYEAVHEISSWDDLRRRLLPEDRRCYAFFHPAMPDEPLIFVEIALTNEIATSIQTVLAEGRDEIAAEEASAAVFYSISNCQKGLQGVSFGNFLIKQVASDLAHDLPNLKTFVTLSPVPTFSRWLSKSSQEEPDGKAHEALGAVQSIEDGQGLERIVGLKDNLTELAAHYFINEKRPDGMPIDPVARFHLGNGASLLQINWAGDVSMKGLKQSAGLMVNYLYNLQDVEANHETYAQDRVVVAHKSVKTLADKALRS comes from the coding sequence ATGAGCGGCAACTCTAGTATTTACGGTATGCTTTCAAGTGTTTTTGAACGGGCAATCGTCTTTTCAAAATCGACTGATAAACGCTCCACCTCGGAGCTTTGTGACGCATTGTTGTCTGGGCGCGGTGAAGCGTCGGGCACCAAGATTGCACACGCCTTATTCACTAAATATGAGACGTTGAGCGTTGAGGAGAAGCAGGAGTTCTTTTTTTATCTCAATGAAAACCTTGATGTTGCGACAGATGACGCGACTGCGGCAGCAACGGAATATGCAGCGAACAGATCAGCGGATGCGCTGAAAAACCTTCGCAAATTGTGTGAACCAAAACGGCTTGATTTGTTGCGCCAATTAAACAGTGCACCAGGTGGGACTGAGCGGTTGGTTCGTATGCGGGAAGATTTGTTGGGCATGTTGAACGATGCCTCGCGCCTCAAGCGTACCGATGCTGATTTTGAATATTTGTTTTCCTCTTGGTTCAATCGCGGCTTCCTCGTGTTGCGCCCCATTGATTGGACGACACCAGCTCATATTCTTGAAAAAGTAATCTCTTATGAGGCAGTCCACGAAATTTCCAGCTGGGATGATTTGCGCCGCAGGCTCTTACCTGAAGATCGACGCTGCTATGCGTTTTTTCATCCGGCGATGCCCGATGAGCCTTTGATCTTTGTCGAGATTGCACTCACCAATGAGATTGCAACGTCTATCCAAACTGTTTTGGCGGAAGGCCGTGATGAAATAGCGGCGGAAGAGGCGAGTGCTGCTGTTTTTTATTCAATTTCTAATTGCCAAAAAGGCCTGCAAGGTGTGTCCTTCGGCAACTTCTTGATTAAACAAGTTGCCAGTGATTTGGCGCATGATCTGCCGAATTTGAAAACTTTCGTGACACTCTCCCCAGTGCCGACTTTTTCGCGATGGCTTTCAAAATCCTCGCAAGAGGAACCCGATGGCAAAGCACATGAAGCGTTGGGAGCTGTTCAATCAATTGAAGACGGGCAAGGGCTAGAACGCATTGTTGGTTTGAAAGATAATCTGACGGAATTAGCGGCACACTATTTCATCAATGAAAAACGGCCTGACGGCATGCCGATTGATCCGGTGGCGCGATTCCATCTTGGTAATGGTGCAAGCTTATTGCAGATTAATTGGGCGGGTGATGTTTCAATGAAGGGGCTGAAACAGTCGGCAGGTTTGATGGTGAACTATCTCTATAACCTTCAAGATGTGGAAGCTAACCACGAAACCTATGCGCAAGACCGCGTTGTGGTGGCTCATAAATCTGTAAAAACATTGGCTGACAAGGCGCTGCGATCTTAA
- a CDS encoding methyl-accepting chemotaxis protein gives MSKNIVPRIVVCFFAGAVTLTLLLLAVAGFTAFNISKQQGTQAFVNSVENKRDALNRTMVNMAGSLQAFAASSEAARSFVRFSAGWAQLKDTATDVLRDTYITKNPNELGKRHLMVEAEGAKHYYASNHAEYHTMIDRMMKSYGFADIAFVDPKGNFIYTYSKGQDFARPSDSPELKGIASVGAYEQTIASKDAWFDKEKELMRQDYTGQVYSSGIVTQKNQTLGLSLASPVSYSGRYIGVMIISIDQTLLSSVLNASTGLGSTEKTFIVNKDGSAFSFDDMGKVTSTIKLSDAIVAGISGGRSITASTKIEDVTTTVVGSKMSINGQEVSLLETIANDDLEASSIKIVTQQSIYGLLCLIVIIGLIFWQTNRLLAPLASQVKVARRLADGDLDIDIAETTREDEIGQMTQALTVFRDNAIEQKKSSEERRKNHIARDNRQTKIDQMINDFRDEMTETFSVVHEITEMIGEKANTLNAGISTTSSEAENADASSTQASGNVDSVAAAASQMNDSVKQTTSELVSASEMIQQCNEKARTTNDNISGLALNAQKIGDVVGLISDIAEQTNLLALNATIEAARAGEAGRGFAVVASEVKSLASQTSTATEEISSQISEIQGLTDSAVFAINDIAEMVGTIHGQADEILSKMREQSTAINDISDHASSAADSTSSAATYVTNIKQRVGENHSHSDEMSTASVQLSEKTAGLKSNVESFLKNVVNV, from the coding sequence ATGAGCAAAAATATTGTACCAAGAATCGTCGTTTGTTTTTTTGCGGGCGCCGTAACGTTAACATTGCTTTTGTTAGCTGTCGCAGGCTTCACCGCTTTCAACATTTCCAAACAACAAGGCACACAAGCCTTCGTCAACAGTGTTGAAAATAAACGTGACGCACTCAACAGAACGATGGTGAACATGGCAGGAAGCCTTCAAGCTTTCGCGGCATCGTCAGAAGCTGCGCGGAGTTTTGTAAGGTTTAGCGCTGGTTGGGCTCAGCTCAAAGATACAGCAACAGATGTGTTGCGCGACACTTACATCACTAAAAATCCAAACGAGCTCGGTAAGCGACACCTTATGGTCGAAGCTGAAGGTGCGAAGCATTATTACGCGTCAAACCACGCAGAATATCACACCATGATCGACCGCATGATGAAGTCATACGGATTTGCAGATATTGCCTTTGTCGATCCTAAGGGTAACTTCATTTACACCTACTCCAAAGGCCAGGATTTTGCCCGCCCTTCGGATAGTCCTGAATTAAAGGGCATAGCTAGCGTTGGTGCATACGAACAAACAATCGCATCAAAGGATGCTTGGTTCGACAAAGAAAAAGAACTAATGCGTCAAGATTATACTGGCCAAGTTTATTCATCCGGTATTGTGACGCAAAAGAACCAAACCCTCGGTCTCTCACTAGCAAGCCCAGTTTCTTATAGTGGTCGTTATATCGGCGTTATGATCATCAGCATTGATCAAACGCTCTTGTCTTCCGTACTGAATGCATCAACAGGTCTCGGCAGCACAGAGAAAACCTTTATTGTGAACAAAGACGGCTCTGCATTTTCTTTTGATGATATGGGCAAGGTTACCAGCACGATCAAGCTATCCGACGCTATTGTAGCAGGCATAAGTGGAGGTCGGTCGATCACGGCATCAACAAAGATTGAGGATGTCACAACAACAGTCGTTGGCAGCAAAATGTCAATCAATGGCCAAGAGGTTAGTCTCCTAGAAACGATAGCCAATGATGATCTGGAAGCATCCAGCATCAAAATTGTAACCCAACAGTCTATCTACGGCTTACTTTGCCTTATCGTCATCATCGGTCTTATTTTCTGGCAAACAAATAGACTTCTTGCTCCATTAGCCTCGCAGGTTAAAGTTGCCCGTCGACTTGCAGATGGCGACCTTGATATCGACATTGCAGAAACAACGAGAGAAGATGAGATCGGCCAAATGACCCAAGCTCTCACCGTGTTTCGCGATAATGCTATTGAGCAGAAAAAATCGTCCGAAGAACGCAGGAAAAATCACATCGCTCGTGATAATCGCCAGACTAAAATTGATCAAATGATCAACGATTTCCGCGACGAAATGACCGAGACATTTAGTGTCGTGCATGAGATCACAGAAATGATTGGTGAAAAGGCGAACACTCTAAATGCTGGCATCAGCACGACATCTTCAGAAGCTGAAAATGCAGACGCATCATCAACGCAAGCATCTGGCAATGTGGATTCTGTAGCGGCGGCTGCGTCGCAGATGAACGATTCAGTTAAACAAACAACCAGTGAACTCGTCTCAGCAAGCGAAATGATCCAACAATGTAATGAGAAAGCACGCACCACAAACGACAACATCAGTGGCCTTGCGCTAAACGCTCAAAAAATTGGTGATGTTGTTGGTTTGATTTCTGACATCGCAGAACAAACTAACTTGCTTGCCTTAAACGCAACTATTGAAGCAGCCCGTGCAGGTGAAGCTGGACGTGGTTTTGCAGTCGTTGCATCTGAAGTAAAATCACTTGCTTCACAAACATCAACGGCCACGGAAGAAATCTCCAGTCAGATTTCAGAAATTCAGGGCCTAACAGATAGCGCTGTTTTTGCCATCAATGACATCGCGGAAATGGTCGGCACGATTCACGGCCAAGCCGATGAAATTCTCTCCAAGATGCGCGAGCAAAGCACTGCGATCAACGACATTTCTGATCATGCTTCTAGTGCCGCAGACAGCACATCGTCAGCAGCAACTTATGTGACAAACATCAAACAACGGGTAGGTGAAAACCACAGCCACTCAGATGAAATGTCAACAGCTTCGGTTCAACTGAGCGAAAAAACGGCGGGGCTTAAGAGCAATGTCGAGAGCTTCCTTAAGAACGTCGTGAACGTGTAG
- a CDS encoding nitrile hydratase accessory protein, whose protein sequence is MSALDKNAAHSALLKLDNLPVDEVGAVFEEPWHAEVFSIVHLLVDRGQFTVNEWAEMLGGVIKEKPDNEGYYQCWLTALERISLQKGLVETDPLSERKDAWDRAARATPHGEPIVLGRDVS, encoded by the coding sequence TTGAGCGCGCTTGATAAGAATGCGGCTCATTCTGCATTGTTAAAACTTGATAATCTACCCGTGGATGAAGTGGGTGCAGTTTTTGAAGAACCTTGGCACGCGGAAGTGTTTTCAATCGTTCATCTGCTTGTTGATCGCGGGCAATTTACCGTGAACGAATGGGCGGAAATGCTTGGGGGCGTTATCAAGGAAAAACCAGATAATGAGGGCTACTACCAGTGCTGGTTGACGGCTTTGGAACGAATATCTTTGCAAAAAGGGCTTGTTGAAACAGACCCATTGAGTGAACGAAAAGACGCATGGGATCGCGCCGCGAGGGCAACGCCGCATGGTGAGCCAATCGTTCTTGGGCGGGATGTAAGTTAG